DNA sequence from the Paenibacillus physcomitrellae genome:
ATAAAACCAAAACCTTTGTCTGCGTTAAACCATTTTACTGTTCCTTTTTCCATGATTCATTACCTCCATATTTTTAATTTTGTACATGATCTTCAAATTTCAAAAAAAAATCACATATTGTACAAGGCTATAAATGAAAATCATAACCCTCTACAATATGTGAGTTCAGGTCGAAATTTCAATAAAATAACTATACCACAGTTGGAGCTGATTTACAACTTTACTGCAAATTTATTGTCTTCTGCAATGGCTTGTAAAAAAAGCCAACAACCATTTCTGGCTGAAGGCTTATTGGCCGTGCTTATTTGTCTTGCAGCTGTCCGGCGGAACTTGCAGGGGTTGCAGAACTTAAATAATCGCGCAGGAAGATCAGGAATACACTTGTCGACCAGGTGTATCCGGTATCTCGCAAAGCCCGGCCGTTCAAAGCGCTGTAGTTCTCGGCAAACCCGGACGCGGCGCAGACTCTGCAATAGCTTTCGGCATTCTCCAAAGCTTCTTGTTCATGCCCGTTTCTTCTCAAAATTTCCGATACGATATAGGCCAGGGGAGGCCAAATCGCCCCTCTCCAGTAGCCGTCTTCTTGGAAAAAATCGCTGTCCAGCGCTTCGGAAGCATATCCGTTTGCCGTTCGGAACCGATTGTGCTCCAGCAGTGAACCAAGCATACGCTCACGTAATCGATCAGGCAATCTGTCGCCCAGCAGCAGCGGGATGTACAGCATAAGGCTTGTTGTGCCGACGATCGTGTTCTCCGGAACCTTTCGGGCAATCCATTGATCCTCTTCAACGAGCGTTGTCAGCATCCTGGCTAACAAATCATCGGCTCTTCTCTCCCAGTCCGCGGCTTCTTCCGGTTGATTGAGCTTCAGGGCTGTCTGCTTCAGGAAATCCATTTGCAGGATCAGCCAAGTACAAAGATCAGGCGATTGGACCGGGACACCTTCGGCAAATACAGTCCCGTTATCCCACCCCGAATCATTGCCGTGATAATAGAGCGGAATTCCATCGGCGCCGCTCCGGTAGCTCAGCCACCATTCGGTAAGCTTGGAAATGGAGTGGTACAGCTCTTGCAAGACCTCCTCCGAAGGGAGAGAATGCTCCATCATACGTTCCAGGATAAATCCCTGAACGGGAGGTTTTACAAACCCCCTAATGATTTTACGGGCATGAAAGCAATCGGGGTAAGCGCCGTCCTCATCCTGAACACGAGCCATCGACAAGAACTGATCATAAGCAAGCTGCTCCCAGCCTTGGCACATGGCCAAAGCATTAAAGGCATAGTCCCAGCTCCAGATAAAATTCATGTAGGACTTGGTCATGAGCATAGCCGGTACCTTGACGTAGCCCTCAGGCTCAACCACGCCGGACCAATTGATGTAAAGAGCCAATTCCGCAAGCTCTGCATATGGTTCCGGGACACTCGGCATTTGGGCTGCGAACCGGGCGAACTCTTTTTTCTTCGTCTGCACATTAAATGGATAATCCCGATAAGGCTGCGGGTGAAACGTGACGTCGAATTGCACGATTTGAAAATCAAGCTGACCCGAATCGTCCGGATCTAATCGGAACGCAAACCGCTCGTTTCCTATTCCTTGGCGGTTCCAAACAGAGTCGTTTTGAACTTTGCCCTTATCGACGATCACCATTAAAGAAGAAGTATCACCGGCAAATTCCCACATAGAGTCCTTGTGATAAATAATGCGATCATATTGCTTTAACTTTTCCTTGTCGATCTGCACGCCGCAATTGCCGTTGAAATGAATCGTTTTTGTGTCCTGATAACAAAACCTCAGCTCTTGGTCCTGTCCGATCAGCCTACATTCCTCCGGCGTACCGATAGCTTGGTAGAGCACCTGCCTCCCAAGCTCATCCAGCAGCAGAATCGGATAATGCTCCTGATCGGCGAAACTTCCGTACAAAATACGCAAGCAAACGTTGTTCTTATAATCGCTATCTCTATCAAAAGGATAAGAAAAAGCCGTGTACGCACCATACGTACTGAACGCCTGACCCTTCAAGTTAAATTCCATTTCGTCACCATCCTCTCTAAATTGCGCAGACGAGATCGGAGTCATCTTCATCTTCCGATGCCCTTTGATTCCGTTAGCCTTTGATGCCGGTGCTCGCGATACCGCCTACGATATGGCGCTGCGCCGCGAAAAAGATTGCCAGCGGCGGCAGGCAAATCAATGCCGTTACCGCCATAACACCCCTCATGTCTACACCGTATACGCCCCTGAACAAAGCAAGCCCCAGCGTCAGGGTATAGTTACTTTGATCGTTCAGGAAAATGAGCGGCCCCAGATAATCGTTCCAGCTGTTCAGGAATTGGAAGACACCTACTAGAATAAGCACCGGCGCCATCAGGGGTATGATTAATCTTGTGAAAATCTGCAGCCGGTTTGCCCCATCTATACGCGCGGCCTCCTCCAGTTCAAGCGGAATAGTCATAATAAACTGCCGCATCAGAAAAATAAAGAACGGCGCCCCGAACCACGATGGCACGATCAGCGTTTTTAACGAGTTGATCCACCCCAGCCAATTGAATTCCATATACAAGGGAATCATCGTCACTTCCCAAGGGATCATCATCGTCGCCAGCAGCAGGATGAACAAAAAGTCTTTGCCTTTAAATTGAAACCGGGCGAAGCCGTAAGCGACCAGAGACGAAGAGATCAGCTGGCCGAGCATCGTCATGATGGTCACGGTCAAGGAGTTTTTCAAATATATATGGAACGGCTGCGATTTCCAGGCATCGATAAAATTATCGAAGTGCAGCTTTGATGGAATCCATTTCGGCGGGAACAAATAAAGTTCATCGATTGACTTCAACGCTGTCGTCACCATCCAGAAGAACGGCGCCAGGAATAAAATTGAAAACATGATCAATAAGAAGTAATTCAAGCTTCTGCGCATTCGGATCTCCTCCTTTCTATTATGCGCCTTTGTTTTTCTTCACTTCGCCTTCGTAGTACACCCAAGCGGAGGAGGACTTGAATACCAAGAGCGTCAATACCAGCACAATAATGAACATAAACCAGGCATTAGCGGCGGAATAACCCATCCGCGAGTATTTGAACGCGTTCTCGTACGTATACATGGCGTAGAAATACGTCTTGTGCAGCGGTCCTCCCCCAGTAAGCACAAGCGACAACGTCAGCTGCTGGAACGCCGAAATGATGGTCATAATCAGATTGAACAGCAGCGTTGGACTGAGCATAGGCAGCGTAATCCGCAGGAACTTATGCACCGAACCCGCCCCGTCGATCGAGGCGGCCTCGAACAACTCTTGAGGGATGTTCTTCAGCCCTGCCAGGAAAATCAGCATCATCGTTCCCTGCCCCCAGAGGCTTGCGATGACAATCGACACCGGGGCCCAGGTTGAACTGTTCAGCCAGTCCGGCCCTTGAATGCCGAGTAGCGACAGGAAATAATTCAGAATGCCGTATTCACCGCTATACACCCAGGCCCAAATCATCGCAAGCGCTACGCCGGAAATAACCGAAGGCAGATAAAACACGGTGCGAAAAAAAGCCTTCCCCCGCCGATTGTGATGCAGCAGCATGGCAAGTCCAAGCGCAATGATCAGATTGAGCGGAACAAATAAAGCAGCAAATCTGACCGTCACTTCCAAGGAGGTCCAAAACAACGGGTCGGCAGTGAACATTTCAATATAATTGCCGAAGCCGATAAAATGGGACTGGCCGACAATCGGCCAATCGAAAAAGCTGACAACCAGCGAAAAAAGCAGCGGTCCGAGCGTGAAGGCAAACAGCCCGAACAGCCAAGGAAAGATAAAGAGGTAGGGTGTGACCCTACCCCACTTGATCTTTCTGCGCCCCTTCGCAAGCGGATAATGGGTATTAACGGTAGAATTCATCTCTGTCCGTCCCTTCCGTGAGAATGGGTGTTAATGATTCAAATATTTCTCGGAGTCCTTGACGGCCTGATCCATCGCATCCTGTGCATCGTTGCCGAGCATAATCGCTTCGACCGCTGTCGCCAGATTGCTGTCGATTTGATCCCATTTCGGATTGAGCAGAAATGCCGGGATGTTCGTCGAGCGATCCAGCATCGTATAGAACGGTTTATACAGCGGATCTTCCGACAAATTCATCTCCTTCGCAG
Encoded proteins:
- a CDS encoding MGH1-like glycoside hydrolase domain-containing protein, yielding MEFNLKGQAFSTYGAYTAFSYPFDRDSDYKNNVCLRILYGSFADQEHYPILLLDELGRQVLYQAIGTPEECRLIGQDQELRFCYQDTKTIHFNGNCGVQIDKEKLKQYDRIIYHKDSMWEFAGDTSSLMVIVDKGKVQNDSVWNRQGIGNERFAFRLDPDDSGQLDFQIVQFDVTFHPQPYRDYPFNVQTKKKEFARFAAQMPSVPEPYAELAELALYINWSGVVEPEGYVKVPAMLMTKSYMNFIWSWDYAFNALAMCQGWEQLAYDQFLSMARVQDEDGAYPDCFHARKIIRGFVKPPVQGFILERMMEHSLPSEEVLQELYHSISKLTEWWLSYRSGADGIPLYYHGNDSGWDNGTVFAEGVPVQSPDLCTWLILQMDFLKQTALKLNQPEEAADWERRADDLLARMLTTLVEEDQWIARKVPENTIVGTTSLMLYIPLLLGDRLPDRLRERMLGSLLEHNRFRTANGYASEALDSDFFQEDGYWRGAIWPPLAYIVSEILRRNGHEQEALENAESYCRVCAASGFAENYSALNGRALRDTGYTWSTSVFLIFLRDYLSSATPASSAGQLQDK
- a CDS encoding carbohydrate ABC transporter permease, translated to MRRSLNYFLLIMFSILFLAPFFWMVTTALKSIDELYLFPPKWIPSKLHFDNFIDAWKSQPFHIYLKNSLTVTIMTMLGQLISSSLVAYGFARFQFKGKDFLFILLLATMMIPWEVTMIPLYMEFNWLGWINSLKTLIVPSWFGAPFFIFLMRQFIMTIPLELEEAARIDGANRLQIFTRLIIPLMAPVLILVGVFQFLNSWNDYLGPLIFLNDQSNYTLTLGLALFRGVYGVDMRGVMAVTALICLPPLAIFFAAQRHIVGGIASTGIKG
- a CDS encoding carbohydrate ABC transporter permease, which encodes MNSTVNTHYPLAKGRRKIKWGRVTPYLFIFPWLFGLFAFTLGPLLFSLVVSFFDWPIVGQSHFIGFGNYIEMFTADPLFWTSLEVTVRFAALFVPLNLIIALGLAMLLHHNRRGKAFFRTVFYLPSVISGVALAMIWAWVYSGEYGILNYFLSLLGIQGPDWLNSSTWAPVSIVIASLWGQGTMMLIFLAGLKNIPQELFEAASIDGAGSVHKFLRITLPMLSPTLLFNLIMTIISAFQQLTLSLVLTGGGPLHKTYFYAMYTYENAFKYSRMGYSAANAWFMFIIVLVLTLLVFKSSSAWVYYEGEVKKNKGA